The genomic stretch acagcagggagcaTCTGGGAGAGCTGAATTACTCCTGGGAGGGAACAGGAGCCAAGGAGGTGCCACACAGGAGGATAAAGCTCTTACTGATGCTGTAACACCAGCACACAGGAGGATAAAGCTCTCACTGGTGCTGTAACACCACCATCAGTTTGGTGACAGTGGAAATGGAAGCACTGACAGTACATGTTgccattaaaaatgtaattatgggctttttaaaaatttcactCCAGGCAAATGAATTCGCCTTTGCTGCCTGCTTTCCAGAGATGTTATCTGAATTACTATCTCAGCAACTCTTCTGCCTCCATGCTTGCCAGCTAGGGGTTTATATTCACTACAGCAAGCACATTTTGTGTTTGTTCTAGAGAGGAGTGAAGTATGAatctgagaaaaacaaaacctcatCACACCAAAGAGCCAtgacatttccccagcacaacTATTTATACCAGGTTGAGAACTGTCTGCAGCAAGCACAAGGATGCAGGGCTCACTTGTACCCAATCAGTTAAAGAAGAGAAGTGGCTCCACACAAGTGTTATCAAACACCAAACAAATCATCTCTGCAGCCTTCAGAGCCACTCATTGAATCAAAGCCAGCAGACAAAAATCCCCTTCCAAAGCCTGTGCTGCCATGCAGGCTGACCCTGGCAGGCTGCAGgactgggcagggagcagctgctgaggtgCAGCACAGTCCAGGGcaggtcctgcagctggggagggacaaccccaagcaccagcacaggctgggctcaccctctggatggcagctctgcagagagggacCTGGGCGTGCTGCTGGGTGACAAGTGACCATGACGTGCCCTGGGGGCCAGGAGAGCCAGGGGGagcctggggtgccctgggggagtgtggccagcagggcagggaggtgaccctgccctctgcccagcccactgaggcacagctgcagggctgtgtgccctaaaccctgctcagcccactgaggcacagctgcagggctgtgtgcctgtctctgcccagcccactgaggcacagctgcagggctgtgtgccctgcccagcccactgaggcacagctgcagggctgtgtgccctgcccagcccactgAGAtacagctgcagggctgtgtgccctaaactctgcccagcccactGAGAtacagctgcagggctgtgtccctgtctctgcccagcccactgaggcacagctgcagggctgtgtgccctgcccagcccactgaggcacagctgcagggctgtgtgccctaaactctgcccagcccactgaggcacagctgcagggctgtgccagctctgggctcctcaaGGAGCCACCAGAGAGGTTCCACAGAGGCCACAGAGGAGAAACTGCAGGTGCTGGGCCAGTTCAGTTTGGAGGAGGCAGGACTGAGAGGGGATCTCATCAGATGGAATTATCTCAAAGGCTGTTGtcaagaggatggagccaggctctttccagtggtgcccagcaacaggacaaggagcaatggCCATGAACACCACAAGTTCCACCTCAtcatgaggaagaaattctttatgtCAAGGGTGACTGGATCTGCGAGGGAGAGGATGAACTCTCCCTGTCTGGGGACATTCCAAACCCATCTGGATGCATTCCTGTAACCTGCTCTAGCTCACCCTGCCTTGTCAGAGCCATTGGATTAGATACTCTCCACAACTTCcttccaaccttaacaattctgTGATCCCATATTTCTACCCACATCTCACACGTACAACTCAATAGCAGCTTTGGTGCAAGATCCACTCATAAAACATGTCCACATTCCTGAACAGATACACAGAAAATTTTGCAGACATGAAGTGAAGCTTTCCAATGTCACAAACATTTGACTTTATTTCTGGGCTAATGCTCacttataaaaagaaaatgccaaTCCAAGTGTCATTATTATcttacaaaaaataaagaaacttaCAGGGAACAGACATCCCATCCTATGGAAGACATTTTCACTAAAGTATAACGTCAGAGCTCCTCCAAGCTTAGAGGAGAAAATAATTCCTCAAATTAAAAGTTTATGTTGAAAATCATAATAATCTGCATGTCAGGCAGCTGGTGCCTATGCTTAAAGCCTTCACTAATCATCACAGCTTAGTGATGAGCACAGAGGAACAGTCTATCTTGGTGAATCCAGACTGGCATAACCATTTCATCCAAGCTCCTGAAATCCCAGCTTTTGGGAAGAATTTGGGAGGAACAATCCGCTTTCATTTCATGAGAAGATGCCTGTACCACACTGAGACAGTGAACAGGCTAACATCTCCCTCACATTCAGATTTAACTGAATAAATAGATGGAAAAGAATCACTTGATAAACATGATGAGGATCTGAAAACTCTGTGCGAACCAGAGCCACTGGAGTCCCCTGAGCCACAGGCCTGGTTACAGAATGCTGCCACAAAAAGCAATTCCAGTTAATAAAGAGCAATCTATCAAATTCACTGTgaaataaactgaaatgaaaGGCATTACTAATTTGTCCTTCCAGTGTTGCCTTGCATCAGAATTAAGACAGTGACACCATCACCCTCCAGCACTAAAAGCTGTTTCCAGCAACTCAAATATACTCTGAGTAATTAAAGAACACAATGTGCTGAAACCTTCAGTACTTCAATAATAGCACTTTTCCCTAACAGGTTGAGGCAGAAACATCAGCTATTTTTGAACTGAAGCTCTGAGACAGTACCTACATGTGAAACATTTCAAACAGGGGCCCATTCCTGCTACAATAGAAAATGCTGTTGACTTCAAGAGAGCAGAATTGACCTAGAGAAGCtgtaaaaacacaaaacacttcAGTCCTACAAAATCTATATGAACTAAGATGCTTCTGAAAGAGCAAGGAGAAGAGCCTTTGAGCACACAGTTTCTGCCAGAAGAAGGGCATGGTTTGCCTGCTGTGAGATGGGAGGAGAAGTGGAGGTCCATGGTGAAAGCCAAGTCAGTAAAccccacaaagggctcagagcctGTTTGGGGCAGGAGGAGATCACCAGGGAGGGAGAGAACCCTCAGCACTGGGACTGCCAACCATGGGGTGGGCAAAGCCTCTGCCAGAAAGGCACAGGTGCCACAGGAGTGGGTGGGGAACAGGAGGTGCCCTGCAGccttctcctgcagggacagcacagcacatgGAGCCTGCTCCTGGTGTGAAATGGACTGAAATGGCACAGCTGAGAACAgagagagccaggctgggccgTGGCTGGGCTGTGTCTGAGGGCCCAGAGcctcccaccctgcccacagagcacctctgtccctctgagccctgccctgctcagcctcccCACACAGGGTGGTGCAAGGATGCCGGAGCAGAGAACCTCCTGTGCCAGCCAAACACTGCAAACACCTCCACAAGTGAGGCTGGCCATAAACTTTTACAACCTTTTGGCTGGTTTAGGATGGAGGGAGTGGGTGGCAGGCAGGGGAGGGTGGCACAGCTCTCCAATTACTCCAGTACAGTTTATTATTGATGGCTCTCAGAGCAGTGTGAGAGCAGATGGGATCAATACACCAACAGCACAGCCCACCAGAGGGGACTCCTGTCACAGGGGCCTCGCACAGAGCACcaaaaatcacataaaaatcGCACAAAGCTATTTTTGTAATGTCACTTGGGACCTCAGCATAGGAGACATATGGGAGTCTTAAAcagggaaacagaaaaacatCTCTGGAGTTGCTACTGAGTGGAGGGGAATTGAGGGCAGGCACACCTTGTGCACCCAGAATCAAATCCAAGACAAAGATGTGTTGGGCCATAGGACAGGAACCTGAAAGAGCAGTTCACATTTTGTacagacaaacaaaacagcaaccCCAATCAAAAAGTCATCCCCGGGGTTTTAAAAGGAATAATTTCACATAACTGAAGAAAATTTTACTGAACTAGTTGGAAGAGAAAAtgtacaaggaaaaaaaaaaaaacaggactGAAAATAGACAGTTCTTTAAAAGGAATTCATTAGAAGGCTGAAAATTCATGTTTCTGCAAGAAGGCTGTTGTAACTAAACCCCTGCTGATCAGTAACTGTATAGGTCAGACTACATGTTCAcagttaaattttttaaattgtgacaTAGGAAATGCTATTTTTAAGTTATTCAGGAAATGAGGAGAAATAGTGCATTTGCATTAgacaaaagagaaaggagataTTAAAAATGTCACTTCCTTGGGTTGAACACAAGTCAGACCACTGAACCTATCCGCACCCATGAGCCCTACAAAGCTTTGGGTTGTCAATGCCCATGGTGCAGCAACATTCCAGAAACCTGGAGGAAAGCCAAgtgctccttctccaaggacatgtgctgcacacacagccaggaAAGACAGCTGGGGCAATGGGAGCGGGTTTGGTGAGGTTTGGTTGACTTACCACTGGATAACCACTCTGAACAACAGATAAGGATTATACAGCTTCAGTACTGTGAGCAATAGGTAAAATAAAACTGGTGGTAGAGGAGGTTACAGGAGGATAAACATCAGTCTTAACACACACACCCTCAGAGACCAACAGCCCCTGGTCAACATCCCAGCCTAggaacaaatattaaaattgcCCATTAAACCTTGCAGATTAGCCAGGCCATAAACACCAATGCAGAGTGTGGGGTGTGCTGGGgagtgctgggcaggcagggctgtcccaggggATGTCCCAGGGGATGtcccagggatgtgctgggcaggcagggctgtcccaggggATGTCCCAGGGGatgtgctgggcaggcagggctgtcccagggatgtgctgggcaggcagggctgtcccaggggATGTCCCAGGGGatgtgctgggcaggcagggctgtcccagggatgtgctgggcaggcagggatgtcCCAGGGAATGTCCCAGGGGatgtgctgggcaggcagggctgtcccagggatgtgctgggcaggcagggctgtcccaggggatgtcccagggatgtgctgggcaggcagggctgtcccaggggatgtcccagggatgtgctgggcaggcagggctgtcccagggaatgtgctgccctgcagccaagCCAAGACTCTCACATCCAGGAATCAGGAATGCAGCCACGGCTGGGAATGCCAGGCTGGATCTGCACCAAACTTTGACACTGCAGAGGATGCTGAGGTCACAGCAGGTAAGCAACTCTGCAAAGACTGGGGATAAAGGGCTAATGCAATTATGGGATgtacagagagagaaacagagcagaacTGGAGATTTTATCTCCTTACACTGTAACTGTGTGTGCAGTGTATAGTCTTAACATTATGCTTAAATTCTTCAGTCTCTTTTCTAAGCATGCTGCAAAGACTGGCTTAGACTGGAGAAAAATTCTCAGCAAGGGACTTAAAAAGCTTTATCTATTTAGTTTATCAAAAGGTAAATTCAGAGGGGGTGGTTCTCAGTGTGTTCAGAACAAAAAGGGTTCAAGCACTAATGAACTCTTTAACAGAGAAAGCTTCAGCCATAAATTGCTCACAACCTAAGCTAGATAAATTCAAGGAAGTAATAAAGTGTGACTTTTCTCAACAGTAAAGGCAATTAACCTTTAGTTTAATAATGGTACAAGCAGTGCAAAGTAAAAGTAGTGAATTTTCAGTGTTATAAATCTTTACATTAAAACTAGATACTGCATGAAATATTTGCTTCAGATGAATGCAAGTTTCTGGGTCTGGGCAAAACTCATAGCTTATTCTAAGAGATTTAAGGATCATCTTCTAGTTTTTAACTCAACAGATTTATAATAATAACACCAGGAAAAGAACTGCATAATCTATTGCTGCCAGTAACATCTGCATAACCCTTCTTTGCTGGAGTGAGGATGACAGATTATAAACCAGATTGTGCCTGAAATGTTGAGAGCAGTTGGTAATGAAggcaaagcagagctgcagctccccttGGGCAtatattgtatttgcagggaacCCCTGacgagggggagagagaaatgatgcatctgactccatcttatcagaaggctaattaattactttattatactgtattattctatactatattacattatatctaaactgaatctgccaagcactcaactctgCACACTCTGCCCTGAATCTCGTGACTGTCAGCCCACAGTcctcacaaacacacacacacacacctggcctgacaggccaaggaaacaaaacccctgggtaaacaatctccatattgcattctgctttggcacaaacacaggcacagcaaatgagataagaatattcttgggaagagctgtgccttgcttttctctgtgcagagcagtgtggggctggaggcagaCGGGCAGAACTCACTCAGAGATGTGCACGAAGATGTCGGGCCCTCCGTCGGCGGGCGTGATGAAGCCGTGGCCCTTGGAGCGGCAGAAGCACTTGCAGACCCCTTTGTAGATGGGCCCCTCTGAGGCTCTCACCGTGCTGCAGGAGGAAGCAcaaagagcagctcagggctgggcacactGAGCAAAGGCACAGTGGCCAAGCCCTCCctccctgtgagctctgcagcagcgCTCAGCTCTCACTGCCACACACGGCACTGCCGGGGCCTTTGGAAGGGACACTCAGATGAAGATGAGGTTTGCCAGCACTATAATGCATCAACTGCCACCTTGAATTGAACTGCTCCATCACTGGATGAAGTTTTCCTCCAGACAACATACTAAATGTGAGAATCTTCCACTTCCAGACACCATCCTGCCTTTGCTGCCTGCTTTCCAGAGATGTTATCTGAATTACTATCTCAGCAACTCCTCTGCCTCCATGCTTGCCAGCTAGGGGTTTATATTCACTACAGCAAGCATATTTTGTGATTGTTCTAGAGAAGGGTGAAATGAAGTATGAatctgagaaaaacaaaacctcatCCCAtgacatttccccagcacaacTATTTATACCAGGTTGAGTACTGTCTGCAGCAAGCACAAGGATGCAGGGCTCCCTTGTACCCAATCAGTTAAAGAAGAGAAGTGGCTCCACACAAGTGTTATcaaacaccaaaacaaataaTCTCTGCTAAATGTATGAATCTTCTACCTTTGATGGGTTTGGGAGTACCAGTGTCCACCTAAGTGCTGTGCTTTCACAGATTTCACAGGAAGTGTGAAGCCCAGCTGTAGTGCAAGCAGCCAGACTCATGCCTGAGCTCCTCCTCCACTGCCATGGGACCGGTATTTTAAATGAGACACATTGGCAGAACCTGCAATCTGCAACAGTGCCatcaaaaaaaattacttgtcCTGAAAACTGTGTGGTTAAATCCTTTTCAGCATCAAATACAGTGATCCAGGGTTTGCATCCAGGGATCCAGACCACTCAAACACTTCCATTAATGAAAACCAACTGGTTTTCTCTGAGCATTGCTAGGTCAGAACCTTCTTCATGCCAGGAATATCCAGTAGGTTCCATGTTAGAAGAGGATTTTGGTGCAATTCTTCAAACACAATGACAGTGCAGCCGTTTGTTTATGTGCATCATGGCAACTTGGACATCATTGTCCCAAATGTTTAAATTTTACTGAAGTCtaaatgaaattgtttttaaaaaatggtaaCAGCTTTGTTCCTTAAATCAAACTAACAATAAAGAAATGCAGTTGAAAGTGCTAAAGAAAGAAATCTCCATTAAATTACTTCATTTCCAGCTCTATAAAGCTGTCAACACACCTGACCTCATAAGTGCTTGTTACACAGAAAAGCACTCACTGTCCTAAACAAGCTATTAAAGTTCAATTGCATCTTTCAAAGAAATAAGGCACTGTGGGGGATGAGGCCCCCCACTCTCAGTGACCCAAAATTAAATAATCCCACTGAATAATAAGCCACTGCCTGTCACATTCATCTCTTTATACAACTGCTCACCTAGAGCTCTTGTTGAAAaaggacacacacacaaaaaattcagACCTATTTTGGTTTTCAGGGCAAACAAATACAGCAAGATTCTTACACTAATTAATGATTAAAGAACTGTGGAAGCCAAATaacaaattctttctttttgtaaGAACCAAACTAAGATTAACAGCTGAGAAGATTTACAAAGAGTTCATTATTAACACAGCACTGAAGCAAGCTAGCTTGGACTTGCTTTTCAAGGGCAACCCCAATTATTAAGTCAATTATGTTCCTTTTAGTAATCTGCTTCCATCAGGAAGTTCAGGGCATTTGAAAGCTTTTGGAACTGACAAAATATAaacttttcttctgcttttctcctttttttgccTCATTTTGAATTCAGAAGTAATAATATGAAGCATCAGTGAGACTTATTATTTAAATCCTCATGGATAACTCTGGAAGAAAAGAGCTGGATAACACTGCAAGAAGCAAAAGGGGAAAAGCACACAAACCAGAGTGAGTGGCCCAAaacaggctggctgtggggctgagaTCTTTTTGCTACAGCTTTCATTCAGCACTGCCAGACCTTCctcacacagaaataaaaggcTGTGGCAGAAGCTTCACATAGTACCCAGATTCAAAGGCTTTGAGATGAACAAAGGAGCCCACATTGCCTTCCTCAGGCCAGCTCCTCACTGGGAGGCCCCTGACAGGCACTGGGAATTCTTTGCAATGGCCAAACCCGGCCACAccatcctcagctgctgcactggggaggGGATCCCTCTGGACAGGGCTCACAGGAGCCTGCACAGCACCACTGGGCCCCAGGAAAGACGAGGGAAAGTCAGCTCTGCTGAAAGATCACTACCTCAAAgaaccacaaaaataaacaaatattacCTTGTTTCATGGAAAGCCTCACTCAAAAAACCTTAGAGAAAGAGATCAGGGGTGACACCCTGATAACTCACATTCTTTAACAGGTCTATCTGAGGAATCTTAAGATGAAGGCATGAAAGCtgaataagaaaagaaaacaaggaaataataaataatccCACTGAATAATAAACCACTTTCCTCTGAAAAGTGATGGAGCATCCGTAAAATGTAACTTTGATGACATTAGCACAGGTGTCAGGagtaaaaacccaaaaaacttcCAGTGAGGTTTGGTCCAGTGCCTCAGGGGCAGTGAGAAGGGAGACCAtgccaaaaaaaacctctggatCTGAGAAGGAAGCACCAACACAAACTGGTCCTGGAAGCCACAACCCAATGTCAGAAGTGAAGCAAAGCTTTAGACAACAAACTGTTTTGAGGGTTCTTGGTGTATTTTCCCCTCCCTGTAAAACTTTTGTCTCAAAGAGCCAAGAGACTTTGAACACCCTTTACTAAAACAGAGCATTGAAAAACTATAGGATATTTGGACTTAAAGTCCAAAAGCATCAGAACTTCTTGGAGAAGAGTATCACAAAGCATCTTCAGACACCAGGCCccctccaggggctgctggctgcGCCCTGTTACTGCTGAGTAAGAAATTACACAGATTATTAGAAGGTTGGTTTGCAGAACAGTAGTTTCAATATGAAAATTCTCTCCTTTTATAGACAGATTTTACATATTCTACTTGATTGGTTAattaataaaagcatttttcttctcttttttattgATAGTTAAAAGAATATTGCAATTCTCTTATTTTATAGATAGATATGAAAATTCTCTTACAGATAGGTTTGACATTGGTTGGTTCTTTTATAGATAGTTAAAAGAATATTGTAATTCTCTTATAGATAGATATGAAAATTCTCTTATAGACAGGTTTGACATTGGTTGGTTCTTTTATAGATAGTTAAAAGAATGTTGCAATTCTCTTCTCTTATAGATGGATATGAAAATTCTTTTATAAATAAGTTTGATATAGGTTGGTTCTTTTATAGATAGTTAAAAGAATATTGCAATTCTCTTATTTTATAGATAGGTTTGATATTGGTTCGTTCTTTTATAGATAGGTTTGACATTGGCTGGTTCTTTCATAGATAGTCAAAAGAATATTGCAATTCTTTTATAGATAGATATGAAAATTCTCTTATTTTATAGATAGGTTGGTTCTTTTTTAGATAGTTAAAAGAATGTTGCAATTCTCTTATTTTATAGATAGGTTTGACATTGGTTGGTTCTTTTTTAGATAGTTAAAAGAATATTGCAATTCTTTTAGAGATAGATatgaaaattctctttttttataaATAGGTTTGACATTGATTggttaattaataaaatttagGAAAGTATTAATTAATACTTTTGTATTAATTAATTTGTATTAATTAAAAAGTCTTAAttgataaaattaatatttgatTGGTTAactaataaaaacattttatttcatttattctgAGCCTGCCACAatctcccagcagctgggaagccAACAGTCCGCACCTTCATTAAACCTCCGGCAAGCTCAGGCGTGCTTACAAACAGTTtttgagaagaacagaaaaacagagcaggaaaacaccaCTTGTAGGTTGTTTACACCAGTAAGTTATCATCGTTATAACTCCACAACAAAGTCCCCCAAAGGCGCGGTGAGAGCAGGCATTTCCCGCTCCCGGCGCAGGCTGCGGCTCTCGCAGCGCCGGCAGGGCGGTACTCACGCCGAGAAGGTCCGCGTGCGGCGGGTGGGCAGCGGGCTGGGGATGAGGCAGCCCCGCAGCGGGGACGGGGAGCGCTCCCGCGGCCGCCGGCTCTCGGGCAGGTGCAGCGAGCTGGGCGGCGCGGCAGGGCCGGCGCACGgcggcgaggaggaggaggagctgggctccGCAGACATTCCTGAGGccggagcagagcctggagagaCGAGAGATCTGATTTAGCCCCAGACGGGAATTGTCATAAATGCCACAGATGCTTGCGATGCTGATTTTGTAAGAGCGTGACTCACTTCCTGCAGACGTACACACAGACACGGCtccaccagctctgctctgtaTCAGTGAGCTGGTGTTTTGTaaagtttatttcttttgaaatgtcACAGTTTTGTCAGCTGTAGTAGGAAGCTCCTCTGCAAACAGATTACTCCACAACCAACGTGTTTGCTCACTCGTGCCTTACTCACAGGCTCTGAGCCCCAGTTCCTGCTCTTGGTGTGCCCCACACACCTCCCACACTGATGGGCTTTGACCACAGAGGAGTTGCgcacaaacacacaccacaAGAAAGAAGCCCTTGAAGAAGAAATGCTGAGATAAAGCTgcacctccagtgctgcagGTTGGTTTTGCTGTGTGATCACCATGATAActtcattgctgctgctgctgctcacttaTTAACACAGCTCTGTCAGCTCATAACACC from Ammospiza caudacuta isolate bAmmCau1 chromosome 17, bAmmCau1.pri, whole genome shotgun sequence encodes the following:
- the CARHSP1 gene encoding calcium-regulated heat-stable protein 1, with amino-acid sequence MSAEPSSSSSSPPCAGPAAPPSSLHLPESRRPRERSPSPLRGCLIPSPLPTRRTRTFSATVRASEGPIYKGVCKCFCRSKGHGFITPADGGPDIFVHISDIEGEYVPVAGDEVTYKMCTIPPKNEKLQAVEVVITHLAPGTKHETWSGHVISS